Within the Candidatus Neomarinimicrobiota bacterium genome, the region TTTCCATGTTGTTCACAATGAATCAGCATGTCTTTCAAATAAGGCACGGGTTCCAAAGGATCCGAGAGATTCAGAAGCTCCCGTGCTTTTTCATTGTGAATGATAACCCGGTTATGGGAATCGATCACTACCACACCATTTCCGATACTGTGGAGGATAATATTCAGTCGTTCACGGCTTTGATAAATCTCTTTTTCTGCTTGTTTTCGTTCGGAAATATCCCGGGCTACGCCAATGGAAGCCATCACCTCCCCATTTTCATCATGGAGAAGCGAGGTGGACAACATTACGGGGAAGATGCTGCCATCTTTCCGCCGGTTTACAATTTCTCCCTGCCAACCGCCGCCGTTCAGGGTCCCGTTGCGGATGGATTCCAGCAAAGCACTGTCCTTCAACATCTCTTCTGACCGGATTATACTGATATGCTGTCCGATGAGTTCATCCCGTGTATAGCCGTATGTTTTGATAAAGGCATTATTTACAAAAATGATTCGGTCATCCAGATCTGTGACGGATACGGCCTCGCTGATACTTTTAATGGCATGTGCCAACATGTTGATTTCCTGCTCGGCCTGTTTCTGCTCGGAAATATCCCGAATGACAGCAAAGGTTGCAGGATTTCCTTCATATTCAATAATTGAAACTATTACTTCCACATCAATTTCTTTACCGTCTTTTTTTAGGAAGTATGTTTCGTACCGGTTGGGGACTTTTTCACCCAGTTGGCGTTTTTCAAAACGGTGCATTAATATTTTCAGTCCGCGCCTGGAATATATTTTCCGGTAGTTAATATTATGCAGTTCATCGGGCTCATATCCCAGGATTTCTGCAAAACGTTTATTGTAAAAGATAAATTGATTGTTTTGGCTGATCACAATTCCATCGTAAATGCTGTCTACCAGAAGCCTGTATTTATCTTCGGATTTCTTTATGCTTAGCTGTGCATTGTAATTTTGAATTGCTGCACCAATTATTCCGGCCATACCTTTCAATACCTCGATTTCTGCCGGAGTCCACTCCTTTTCCCCATGGCAATCATCCAGTCCGATAAATCCCCACCAGGCATTATCAACTGAAATGGGAACCAAAATCAGGGACTGTATATTCTGCCCACCCAGAATGGCCTTTTCCACTTCGTTAAAATCCCGGGCATTTTTTTTGTATATCTTATTTTGAGAGAGGAATGAATATATCTCATCTGTGTGAACAGCATAAGGCAAGTTCTGTAAAAGGTCGTTGTTTGACTGGGGCTCAACGGATTCATGGGCCCACTCATACTTCAGGGACATGCAGAGTTCATTTTGGGGATTCAGGACATTTTTAAAGATATAACATCGGTCGGCAGAGGTTGCTTCCCCGATATATTTCAGGCTCTCGTTCATGGCCTTGTCAATTTGATCATTGGCTAAAAGCCGTTCGGCTACAACACCCACTGCTTCCAAAATTTGATCGCGCCTTTTCAGAATTTCAAGGTTTCTAATTCGATCTGAAATATCCCGGAAAACCAGCATGATGAATCGCTGATTCTGAAGCGTGTACATGGAGTGGGAAATTTCCACCGGAATATGATTACCGGACCGGTTCAGGATAAATGTTTCAATCACTTGGTTTTTTTCATCCTTTTCCCGGATGACAAGCATATCCAAATCCGGCAGAATTTTTTGATAATCTGTTTTCAGCAATTCACTCCGTTTATAACCGCTGATGTTGATTGCAACTTCATTGATATCCAGAATATGCTTGTGTTCATCGATAATGATGATCCCGTCATGAGCCTTTTGAAATAGGAAGTGCAAACGGAACTCGCTGCTTTTAAGCTTTTGCTCCAGGTCAATCTTGTAAAAAAACATCTCAATGGTTGCCTGGAGTTCACGTTCTTCAAATGGCTTGATTAAATAACCGTAAGGGTTGGAAGCTTTTGCCATGTCC harbors:
- a CDS encoding PAS domain S-box protein, producing MTKKRILIVEDERIIAEDLRITLESFGYEVIDMISSGENAIKKAGETLPDLILMDMVLEGEMRGSEAAEIIHRKFGTPIIFLTAYADENTLDMAKASNPYGYLIKPFEERELQATIEMFFYKIDLEQKLKSSEFRLHFLFQKAHDGIIIIDEHKHILDINEVAINISGYKRSELLKTDYQKILPDLDMLVIREKDEKNQVIETFILNRSGNHIPVEISHSMYTLQNQRFIMLVFRDISDRIRNLEILKRRDQILEAVGVVAERLLANDQIDKAMNESLKYIGEATSADRCYIFKNVLNPQNELCMSLKYEWAHESVEPQSNNDLLQNLPYAVHTDEIYSFLSQNKIYKKNARDFNEVEKAILGGQNIQSLILVPISVDNAWWGFIGLDDCHGEKEWTPAEIEVLKGMAGIIGAAIQNYNAQLSIKKSEDKYRLLVDSIYDGIVISQNNQFIFYNKRFAEILGYEPDELHNINYRKIYSRRGLKILMHRFEKRQLGEKVPNRYETYFLKKDGKEIDVEVIVSIIEYEGNPATFAVIRDISEQKQAEQEINMLAHAIKSISEAVSVTDLDDRIIFVNNAFIKTYGYTRDELIGQHISIIRSEEMLKDSALLESIRNGTLNGGGWQGEIVNRRKDGSIFPVMLSTSLLHDENGEVMASIGVARDISERKQAEKEIYQSRERLNIILHSIGNGVVVIDSHNRVIIHNEKARELLNLSDPLEPVPYLKDMLIHCEQHGKVLLDSLDTGAFSNLELIVTNPEHKILYVTGTTFEDVDGESAGKVFILQDVTKEREIDRMKTDFVSSVSHELRTPLTSIMGFSNTILRKEKMPEDIKKEFIEIIYNESKRLARLIEDVLSISKIESGKITFEMKPMNLDEVIQDAVTIYRTQAEDKQIDLTYEKDENLPEILGDRDAMSQVIVNLISNALKFTPIQGIIDVRLKQKDNQIVLEVEDNGMGIPKKEQDKIFQKFYRIHRPGKQMQGTGLGLSIVKEIVEKHKGKIEIFSEENQGSLFRISLPVFES